In Gemmatimonadota bacterium, the sequence GGCGTGGTCGCGTTCGGACAGGGCGAGATCGGCGATGTTGTAGATGCTTTGAGAGACTCTTTGCTCCTGGGCAAGGCTGTCTTCAAATACTTCTAATGGGCTGTCCCAACTTTGTTTGGGGGTCTCAATGGTGCTAAAGCGTATATCGGCTTCGCGGTCGTCGAGAAAATCGTATATCTTCATGCCATGGGTGAGTTCTTCCTGGGCTTGAATGCGCATCCAATGGGCAAAGCCATTGAGATTTTGCGTGAGAAAATACGCGGACATTGCCAGATAACTATACGCCGAGTAATATTCCATATTGAGTTGCTCATTGAGCGCGGCGTTTATGTTTGTGTTAATCATGGTGTCCTCCTGTTGCAAGAGTGAGAAAAAAGCAGTATCCAAAAGGGGGGGATAAGTATAAGAAAAATATGGG encodes:
- a CDS encoding ferritin, whose product is MINTNINAALNEQLNMEYYSAYSYLAMSAYFLTQNLNGFAHWMRIQAQEELTHGMKIYDFLDDREADIRFSTIETPKQSWDSPLEVFEDSLAQEQRVSQSIYNIADLALSERDHATHTFLQWFIAEQVEEEAVVRELIDTIKLVGIEGNGLFLLDRDLAQRQLNGTSTAEDQ